In one Lolium rigidum isolate FL_2022 chromosome 3, APGP_CSIRO_Lrig_0.1, whole genome shotgun sequence genomic region, the following are encoded:
- the LOC124700250 gene encoding pre-mRNA-splicing factor 18-like has translation MDVLKRELQRKRQLIDADFGGRKVLRRAEIEAREIQRLRAAERERLLEKQRKREQQLRSSCPSAPPSASSSSLPPPAVVGEAAKAERADAPKESSLPREEVVRRLRLLRQPATLFGEDDAARLRRLHDVLEDPAAVADVDAAEIGEGQTNDFLRDIQALRAKVVAAKPKAVGAAERSDGVKEEEKQVPFEELCEEDKIMAFFKRLLTEWSQEVDEMPEEERRTAKGKAVVATCKQCARYLDPLFRLCEKKALPDDVQRALLDVVRCCMRRDYLAATDNYIKLAIGNSPWPIGVTMVGIHERSAREKIHTNSVAHVMNDETTRKYLQSVKRLMTFCQRKYPTDPSRSVEFNSLANGSDLQALMAEKSANGSDETLRLVAAS, from the exons ATGGACGTCCTAAAGCGCGAGCTCCAGCGCAAGCGCCAGCTGATCGACGCCGACTTCGGCGGCCGCAAGGTCCTCCGCCGCGCCGAGATCGAGGCGCGCGAGATCCAGCGCCTCCGCGCCGCCGAGCGGGAACGCCTACTCGAGAAGCAGCGAAAGCGGGAGCAGCAGCTCCGGTCCTCCTGCCCCTCCGCCCCGCCCTCCGCGTCATCCTCCTCATTACCTCCACCCGCCGTCGTCGGCGAGGCGGCGAAGGCCGAGCGCGCGGACGCTCCCAAGGAGTCGTCGCTCCCGAGGGAGGAGGTCGTGCGGCGGCTGCGGCTTCTACGCCAGCCGGCCACGCTCTTCGGCGAGGACGACGCCGCGCGTCTCCGCCGCCTCCACGACGTGCTCGAGGACCCCGCCGCGGTCGCGGACGTCGACGCCGCGGAGATCGGGGAGGGGCAGACCAACGACTTCCTTCGCGACATCCAGGCCCTGCGTGCCAAGGTAGTGGCGGCGAAGCCCAAGGcggtcggcgcggccgagaggagcGACGGCGTGAAAGAGGAGGAAAAGCAGGTGCCATTTGAGGAGCTCTGCGAGGAGGACAAGATCATGGCCTTCTTCAAGAGGCTGTTAACCGAGTGGAGCCAGGAG gtgGACGAGATGCCCGAGGAAGAGCGCCGGACGGCCAAGGGCAAGGCCGTGGTGGCCACCTGCAAGCAGTGTGCGCGCTACCTCGATCCCCTCTTCAGACTCTGCGAGAAGAAG GCTCTCCCCGACGACGTCCAGCGAGCTCTGCTCGACGTGGTGAGGTGCTGCATGCGGCGGGACTACCTGGCGGCGACGGACAACTACATCAAGCTGGCGATCGGAAACTCGCCGTGGCCCATCGGGGTCACCATGGTGGGCATCCACGAGCGGTCCGCCCGCGAGAAGATCCACACCAACAGCGTGGCGCACGTGATGAACGACGAGACGACGAGGAAGTACCTGCAGTCGGTGAAGCGGCTCATGACCTTCTGCCAGCGGAAGTACCCCACGGACCCGTCCAGGTCCGTCGAGTTCAACAGCCTCGCCAACGGCAGCGACCTGCAGGCTCTCATGGCCGAGAAGAGCGCCAACGGCTCCGATGAGACGCTTCGGCTGGTGGCCGCGTCGTGA